TGCCGGTAACCGTCACGTAGGAGCGGCCGGCCAGCCAGTAGCGCTGCAGCGTGAAGACGGCCACGGTGATGAGCAGCAGGAGCACGGCGACCGCGGCTCCCCCCTGCAGGTCGTAGCCGCCGATCGCCTGCTGGTAGATCTGCACCGCCAGGACCATGTAGTTGCCGCCAATCACCATCGGGTTGCTGAAGTCGGCCAGCGCCTGGATGAAGACCAGCAGAAACGCGTTGGCCAGGCCGGGAAGCAGCAGGGGCAGGGTGACGGTGCGGAAGACCTGCCAGCGGGTGGCCCCGCTGTTGCGGGCGGCCTCCTCCAGGCTGACGTCGATGTTCTGGAGCAGGCCGATCAGCATGAGGAACGTAACCGGGAACTCGGTGAGCACCATGACGAGCACCAGGCCGCCGAACCCGTAGATGTTCGCGTTCTCCATCCCCAGCAGGCCCCGGGTGATGAGGCCCGTCCGGCCGAAGAGCAGGATGGCGGAAAGCGAGACCAGAAACGGCGGCGAGACCACCGGCAGGATCGCCAGGGCCCGGAAAAGACCCTTGAGGGGAACCTGGACGTACGCGACGGTGTAGGCGAACAGGAAGCCTATGGCGGTGGCGATCAGGCTGACGGTGGTACAGAGGACGAGGGTGTTGCCGAAGATGCGGAGGATCCGCTCACTGGCGACCACGTCCCAGTAGGCCTGAAAGGAGATGCCCTCAGGCGTCATCACGCTCTGCTTCATCACCTGGAAGAGCGGGTTGACGATGAAGAGCCAGAGGGCACCGGCCACCAGCAGGACGGTCACCAGAACGACCGGCTCCACCGGCTGGCGGCGGCCCCGGCGAACGGCGGGAAAAGCCAAGTGTTACTCCCTCCCGGGTAGGGGAAGGGCCGGGCTGGGAAGCCCGGCCCTTCCGGACACTACTGCATGTTTACGGCCTTGGACCACTTCTCCACGAGCCGCGTCCGGTTGGTGCCGGCCCACTCCAGGTCGTAGTTGATGGTCTTGACCTCGCTGAGCGAGAACGCCTCGGGCGGGTTGGTGGCCTCCACATTGGTGAGCGACTGGTAGGAGCCGTACTTCTGGCCGAGCTCCTGCGCCTCCTTGGTCAGGGCCCAGTCGATGAAGATCTTGGCCGCCTCCTGGTCGGGGCCGCCCTTGATCAGGGCGATGCCGCCGATCTCGTAGCCGGTTCCCTCCTTGGGGAACGTGACGTCGAGCGGCATGCCCTCCTTGGCGTACTTCACGATGTCGTGGGCGAAGGAGATGCCGATCAGGACCTCGCCGCGCCCGGCCATCTGCCCGGGAGCGGTACCCGACTTCGGATACTGGGCGATCTGTTCGTGCAGCTTCGCCATGTACTCGATGCCCTCGTCCTCACCCATCAGCTGTGCAATCGTGGCCAGCATGGTGTAGGAGGTGCCGGACGAACCGGGGTTGGCCAGGGCGATCTGCCCCTTGAACTCGGGCTTCAGCAGGTCTTCCCAGGACTCGGGCGGGGTCAGCCCCTTCTCCTGCATGAGGGCGGTGTTATACCCGAAGCCCAGGAGGCCGACGTAGACGCCGGTCCAGTAGCCGTTGGGATCCTTGAACTGGGCGGGGACCTTCTCGGCGTTCGGCGAGACGTAGGGCTCCAGGAGCCCTTCCGCTGCGGCCGCCACGTAGGCGTCGGCCGGACCGCCGTACCAGACGCTGGCCTGCGGGTTGTCCTTCTCGGCCCGGATCCGGGTGAGCGTCTCGCCGGAGGACATGCGCACCCACTCGACCTTGATGCCGGTGGCCGCCTCAAACTCGGCCACGGCGCCCTTCACGTGGTCCTCCATCATGCCGGCGTAGAGGACGAGCTTCATGTTCTTCTTGGGTTCGGTGCTGCCGGAGGGCTGGGTCTGGGCCTGGCCGCCCGACGAGGGCGACGGCGTCGTCGCGGGTTTCGCGCCGCCACAGCCCGAGAGGACCAGGAGGCTCACGGCCAGCGTGAAAGCCAGAGTCCGCTTGATCATGATGCTTCCCCCTTGTGTGACAGTTTCCGGTCTGTCGACGGAACCACTCTCATGGTACCGTCGGCAGACCCCGCCGTGTATCCGGGGCCACGCGGACACCGCTGTCCGGGAACTCCCGGACAGCGCCCTCCCCCGCTAGGTGAGCTTGTTCTCCAGGGCGTACCGGACCATCTCGGACCTGGTGTAGACGCCGAGCTTCTCGCAGATGCGGCTCTTGTACGTCTCCACCGTCCGGACGCCCACGCCCAGCCGGGCGGCGATCTCCTGGTTGGTGTGGCC
This region of Symbiobacterium terraclitae genomic DNA includes:
- a CDS encoding ABC transporter permease, with translation MAFPAVRRGRRQPVEPVVLVTVLLVAGALWLFIVNPLFQVMKQSVMTPEGISFQAYWDVVASERILRIFGNTLVLCTTVSLIATAIGFLFAYTVAYVQVPLKGLFRALAILPVVSPPFLVSLSAILLFGRTGLITRGLLGMENANIYGFGGLVLVMVLTEFPVTFLMLIGLLQNIDVSLEEAARNSGATRWQVFRTVTLPLLLPGLANAFLLVFIQALADFSNPMVIGGNYMVLAVQIYQQAIGGYDLQGGAAVAVLLLLITVAVFTLQRYWLAGRSYVTVTGKPARERTQVRDPWVVWPLFAVVSLLTLVVIAMYALIPINAFIKLWGINWSFTLDNFKYVLGLGMKPIYDTTRLALISMPISGLLGMVIAYLVTKKRFFGRGVMEFVAMLSLAVPGTVIGIGYILAFNKPPLVLTATGTILVLAFVFRNMPVGIRSGIAALQQIDPSMEEASINLGATTQQTFVKVMLPLMGSAFFSGLLYSFVRAMTAVSQVIFLVSAKYNLLTVAILNQVDVGRWGYASAYSTVLILIVLVVTVLLALILRLFGIRTSISDL
- a CDS encoding ABC transporter substrate-binding protein, with protein sequence MIKRTLAFTLAVSLLVLSGCGGAKPATTPSPSSGGQAQTQPSGSTEPKKNMKLVLYAGMMEDHVKGAVAEFEAATGIKVEWVRMSSGETLTRIRAEKDNPQASVWYGGPADAYVAAAAEGLLEPYVSPNAEKVPAQFKDPNGYWTGVYVGLLGFGYNTALMQEKGLTPPESWEDLLKPEFKGQIALANPGSSGTSYTMLATIAQLMGEDEGIEYMAKLHEQIAQYPKSGTAPGQMAGRGEVLIGISFAHDIVKYAKEGMPLDVTFPKEGTGYEIGGIALIKGGPDQEAAKIFIDWALTKEAQELGQKYGSYQSLTNVEATNPPEAFSLSEVKTINYDLEWAGTNRTRLVEKWSKAVNMQ